The genomic window GAGGCGGGGACGGTGAGGGAAAGTCTCGCCGGAGCAACAAGGGCCGGGCGCAGGAGGCGGATGACCAGGAGGATGGGAAGGACCATGAAGATGGGGAAAGTTCCAAGACAGCGTAGGTTTCGCCAATTTTGATGCTGATCTGCTGTGTGAATCACCTTGATTTCTTGCTTCGCCGATTCCTTTTGTCGTGAGCTTATGCGATGTGTTCATACAGTGATAGATCTGGTCCTACTATTGCTTACTTACTTGGATTTTCTTTCGTTCTGCCCCATTGTGTTTGTGCCTTGTCTATTAGGTGATGTGAACATTAGGGTTTGCTACGGTTTGCTTCATTAGGGTTCTTATAGTTCATCTGGAATTAGATCCGGTTAGCCCCCAAGCTGACTCACACTTTTGTCGTCTTATATGCTTCTTATTGCTTTGGTCCAAGATAACTTTATAGATCGTGTGGTATTCAATTTAAAAGACAATCAACGTACACTCTAGAAGAGATCTTCCTTAGAACTAATCAATTGCTGCGCATGCGTGCCGTAGCTTCAAACTTTGACCAAGTAGATAGCTTAGTCTTTGAAGACCCAAAAATAAAGATCTCTCCCCCTTTTAGAAAAGATCCAAAAATGTAATATAATCTCCAAAAGCATCAAGGCCATTAGTATAAATTTCCTAAATTTTGCATTACATCAGGTTGATCTTGTCATGACATGTGATCTCTGTATATAGGTATATATATATCTAGCTAGCTAACTTACTACACTCCCTATCTGTTATGGAACTATAGATCTACAACACTGATCACTCTCGGCAAAACTACATAACATGGGCTGCACCGTTCCATGAAATATCTAGGCGACATAGTTAGCTATATATAGTACTTCCGGAAAATCACGATTGATTGATTGACCTAGCTAAGCAAGGCACTGATGGATCAGTGCCTGTTCTGTTTCTAGCCTGTTAACtgcttatttatttttgttttgcgATGAACCTAAGTGATTAATTACTTTGCCGCTGCAGGAATAACAAACCCAAAAAGAAAGCCGAGAAGAGGCCGCGGCTGCCCCGCGTCTCCTTCCTCACCAAGAGCGAGGTCGATCACCTCGAGGACGGCTACCGCTGGCGCAAATACGGCCAGAAGGCCGTCAAGAACAGCCCTTATCCAAGGTACGCTTTAGTTGCATGCATGAAGCTCAGTGTGAACCGGCCGTGATAACGTAATGTAAATGGCAACGTGCGCAGGAGCTACTACCGGTGCACGACGCCCAAGTGCGGCGTGAAGAAGCAGGTGGAGCGGTCGTACCAGGACCCGTCGACGGTGATCACCACGTACGAAGGGCAGCACACGCACCACAGCCCCGCCAGCCTCCGGGGAAGCGCCGCGCACCTCTTTATGCCCCCCGGACTCCACGGGCTCCCGCCGCCGCACCTCATACCGCCGGGGGTGTTCCACCCAGAGCTGATGAGCATGATGCGCATGCCCTACCCAAGCCCTAACATGCACCTGCTGAGCGTGCCACCGCCTCCCCATCATCATCCAGCCTCTCATCCAATGGCGGGAACTCTCCAGCAGCACCATTTCACTGACTACGCGCTATTGCAAGACCTTTCCCCTTCCACAATGCCCAACAACCCCTGACTAATTAACTCCTTCAGACACACTTAATTAATTAGTAGCTAGCTAGCCTAGTAGATATGCATATATGATGCTTTCCAAATGCTGGAGTTGCGCCAGATGTGATCGCCAGGGTTACCCTTGAGCTTGGTCTATGCATGGTGCGGTCCTGTTATCCTAATTATTAATTCCATGCAAGCTTTTCATCTTGAACTTGTGCCTACATTGCTTTAATCCTCTTCCATTTGTCCTCCACGGGCAAATTGGATGAGTTGATGAAGCTGGTCTAATAACTAGAACAGTTGCAACTTATTAATTTATATAGCTCGTACCGTGGACTTCTTGTACATGTACTCGAGTGCATATGTGTACCTCGTTCATGAGAGGAATATTTCACTTCACTTTCGTTGCTGTGAGGAATTATTTACACAAGCTGCCATCTCAACTTCTGCTTGTTCGTCGAACGCTTATATATATATTTAAGGGCACTTCCTTGATGGCCGGTGGCAGTTTCTTTAATTTTATGCATGTGCAAACCATACTCGAGATAATCATGGCGCAAAAGAGAATTTTGATTGCTTTGGACGTTGGTGCACTGGGCGGTTTCTTGTGGGAGTAGGCATAGTATGTGTCGCCTCCTCGTGATTTGCTTGTTTGGTAGAAGGAATTTATAACTGAGACATGAATATATTGTTTCATAGGTGTGTCCTATCTCAGCtctacctactccctccgtccgaaaatacttgtcatcaaaataaacaaaaggggatgtatctagaactaaaatatatctagatacatcctcttttattcattttgatgacaagtattcccGGACGGGGGGAGTACTATTTATCTCAGTCAATATGCTCACGAGGCTGTTGCTTTGATCAATGAAATATATTTGTGGAGTGTTTTCACTTccttatacttcctccgttcctaaatgtaagtctttgtaaagattttactatgaactacatacggagcaaaatgagtgaatctacactcaaaatgcatttatatacattcgtatgtggttcatagtggaatctctataaagacttatatttaggaacggagagagtacttatttgtaactccgcctatgtcttctaggcatagccggtcccaagcccgggtaaaggaggagggttgtgataggcttggcgagccaacgtaaaaactagccagtcccataggtatgaaaccGATTTGAGCGAGactagtactaggatgggtgacctcttgggaagtccttGTGAAAgagtttcatatctaagggttgtgataggcttggcgagccaacgtaaaaactagccagtcttttgggtatgaaacccatttgggcgagagtagtactaggatgggtgacctcctgggaagtcctcgtgaaagggtttcatacctagcctaccccaacttgtttgggatcaAAGGCTTCGTAAGTAAGTAAGTAAGAGAGTACTTATTTGTATTTGAATTAACCATATTATATCAGGCAGATGCCTCACGCTATTTATTAATACTATAGACGAACTGAGATCTACTGTGTGGTATGGTGAATTATACTTCTGTCGCAGTTTCAGATGTTTAGTGATAATAAGCTTGCAGAATTGTAAATGCACTAGCCAATTTTAGTTGGTTGTCCTTGGGTCTCCGGTAAGGTTGCATATTGCGGTGAATAATCTTCGTTTGGTTGAACTGCTTTTCCTTGTGTTTACCTGTTTCTGATATAATGTGCAGAAAAGAGCTTAAATAGATAGTAAAGTTATCCATGGCTATGTAAGTGTAGGGTTAATCTAAAAATATGAGAAATTTATCCATCTCTATGGTAAGTCTAATTTTTGAGGTTTAGTTTTATCGGAGATTATTAGATTATTATGTAAATTGCCAAACAAGATGTTAGTATCACACCATATGCGTGCATGTATATCCTCCTTGTCTCGTTTTCTTCTATTTTACCAGTTTGGTGTGAGTAATTTTTCTCGATCTCGGTGGTCTAGAGTGGAAATTCTACACAAACAATGATGTATATTGACACCACAACCTTCTTAATACATTTACAATTTTTATATTTAAACAAAATTGAAAGGGTTTTGAATGCATTTGACAACACAAGGTTGTAGGTTTAGCACTTCCAAAAGTTCTTAGTACGTATGTCTATTCGGAGTTATGGGCTGGTTTGTGGTAACAAACTTGTTGTGCAGACTTGGATGGTGTGGTTCTACAATGACAATCTATGTACTTTCTATTAAGTAGGAAGGGCTGCCACCCGTTTCCTATGAAATTATGTCCGTGAGGCTTTGAGGCCCGCCACTCGGACCTGAGTGAATTGCAGGAACCATAAATATACGGAATTGTGCCAAAAAACActaatttttttcttaattttttgcaaaaaacactggtTGCTCGTTTGGACCGTTTTAAGTGCGTTTATGACAAGGAGGCCCGCATCTGTCGATGTGGCAGCACTGTCCACACGGAGACGCCGTTAGACGGCGTTAGACGGCATTAGACGCCGCTCGCGCACCGGTTCGAGCCGCTCGGGTCAAACACCCCCGAAGCGGTGCAGGCCCACTCCCAGCCCTCACTCTCTCTCGTCCTTCTCCCCTCTCTGCTCCCgctcgttcgccgccgccgccccctcccacatctccgaccgccgtcgccgccgcgtcgCCATGGTGTCCTGGTCTGATGACGACATCAGCGAGAACTCTCACCAGTACGTCGACTCAGTTTCATACAAGGGCATCATCAAGGTGAGTTGCTCGAGCtcaagctagggttagggttgggatTTGGGGATTTTtctgttgagcttgatctgaagttttgTTGGCTTTCCTTTGCACCTCCAGATCCCTGAAACCATGGATGACTCCGATTTCGAGGGCACTGAACCTGACGTTTTGTGCAATGAACACTCCCTGCCAGCAGAGAGGCGTGTTGCTTTCCAGGGCATCCATACTGGCAGGAGGTTCCTTGCTTGTGCTGTGAAGGTATGTGCCAAATTGATGCTAATCTGGTCATTGTTTAGTACTGATTTTATAGTTAGCAGCTCTGGTGTGTTAGATGCTCAGTGAGTTCAATGTTTATATGTGAGCATGTGCACAATGTTGTCAGCAGGTCTGTCCAGTTAGTTAGGTTGTTAATTAGTTATGTATTTTCTGTGATAGTGGTGGGTGAGTGAGGTCATTGTTTATATGTCAGTATGTGCATAGGGTTGGGATCACTGATTCAGACTTGTTACTTTATAGCATGTGGATTAATGAGTGTGTAATTGTTTAACTCATTGTGTCATATAGCTCATACCTGTTTGTTTAACTGATTGTGTTACTTCATACCTATTTGTTAGTTTATAGCATGTGGATTAGTGAGCACTTTTCACCATTTGTTTAACACTAATATTACATGAGGGAAGAAACTGTTGGCTAGTTGAATGGGTTGATCCATTTTGGCCAGCCTCAATGGAGAATGCATTGACCAAGTTGTGGGATAAGTATGAAGAGTGCGGGAGGAGCAAGATTGAGGAGAATCTGGAAAGCTCATTTGCTGTTCACAATCTGACACAACAGAAGATCAAGCTGCAGGCAAGTTAGGAGAGGTTGGTTGAAGATGTCAACAGTCTCTTGGATGCCCAGGAGCAGAGGGCTCAGATGCAGAGAGATAAGATGCAGAACAAACCTGATGAGAGGAAGCTGCAGGAGAAGTATGACATGCTCAAGAACCCGACAGTTGCTCAAGCCAATGTCGTTAGGAACATGAAGTTGAAGCTTGCTGAAGAGAAGATTAAGTTGCAGGCCTACATTAATGAGCTTGAGAAGGTTGTGGAGCAGACCAAGCTGAAGCTCAATGGGATCAAGGCCATCTTAGATGAATGAGCAGTATAATGTAATATGCCGATTATTAGTACCACCAGCATGGTTATGGGATGATGAGTACTATAATTATGGTTATGTAATGACTACTATTAGATGAATGATCTACTAATCTCTAAATTATGATTATGTCATGTACCTATTTAGCATTAAGCACTATTGTGTAATATGGTACTTATTAGTTATGGTTATGTATGGATCTTCTAGTTATGCTGAATCTGATGTTGTTGGTTGGTTTTGTCAATGCCGATTGACCCTAGACTCATTTGGTTGGTTTTGTCGATGCCGAGAGAGCCTAGACTCACTTGgttggttttgtcgatgatgagaGACCCCAGACTCACTTGGTTGGTTTTGTCGATGTCGAGTGACCCTAGACTCACTTTGGTGGGTTTTTCGACGTCGAGTGACCCTAGACTCACTTTGGTGGGTTTTTTGACGTCGAGTGACCCTAGACTCACTTTGGTGGGTTTTTCGACGTCGAGTGACCCTAGACTCACTTTggtgggtttttcgacgccgagtgaCCCTAGACTCACTTTGGTGGGTTTTTTGACGTCAAGTGACCCTAGACTCACTTTGGTGGGTTTTTTGACGTCAAGTGACCCTAGACTCACTTTGGTGGGGTTTTCGATGTCGAGTGACCCTAGACTCACTTTggtgggtttttcgacgccgagggaccctagactcactttggtgggtttttcgacgccgagggaCCCTAGACTCAC from Triticum aestivum cultivar Chinese Spring chromosome 3B, IWGSC CS RefSeq v2.1, whole genome shotgun sequence includes these protein-coding regions:
- the LOC123065451 gene encoding WRKY transcription factor 71 is translated as MSSGGGGGGDQGRHGLYHQHGHGQLTRYDGAGGYELSNDDMESFFFNQPEGVGGGVRDDEIAPYSSITNYLQGFLLDPAGLTRHLDVPAKHELSVDVRSHDQESQGTGSAAGESAALLTPNSSVSFSSGGGDGEGKSRRSNKGRAQEADDQEDGKDHEDGESSKTANNKPKKKAEKRPRLPRVSFLTKSEVDHLEDGYRWRKYGQKAVKNSPYPRSYYRCTTPKCGVKKQVERSYQDPSTVITTYEGQHTHHSPASLRGSAAHLFMPPGLHGLPPPHLIPPGVFHPELMSMMRMPYPSPNMHLLSVPPPPHHHPASHPMAGTLQQHHFTDYALLQDLSPSTMPNNP